The genomic segment CGTTTTGTCTATCGCAAATTTTTTTAGCTAGTTCGCTTCTATCTTTGGTTAAAAATGTATGAAATATAACAAAATCATTTCCACTTGCATTGTATTTTGATACTATCACTGCATATCCTTGTTTATCTGATTTAAAAATATCTTGGCTTGTTCTTTTAGGCTATCAAAATCCTTGCTATTATCTATCACATAATCAGCCATTTTTCTTTTGGTTTGCATATCAATTTGTTTATCAAGTCTAGCTTGTATCTGCTCTTTTGTAAGGTTGTTTCTTTTTGATATACGATCAAGTAAAATCTCATCAGGTGCATAAACCACAACTACATTTTTAAATCTCTTATCGCCACATTTTTCAAAAAATACAGAAATTTCAACAAAATATGGCTTATTTTTTAACTCATTTTTTTCACATTCAAGATAAACTCTGCCCATTATCTTTGGATGTATGAAATTTTCTAATTTTTCAATCTCATTTTTGTTATTAAAAACAAGTTCGCCAAGCTTTGCTCTATCAACCTTGTCATCTTTGATAAACTCTTTTCCAAATATCTGTGATATATCTTTTGTGCTTTCATCTAAGATCAAATGTCCTATCTTATCAGCATCAATAACATCATATCCAAGTTCTTTTACTATCTTGCAAAAGCTTGACTTTCCACTACCGATAGTTCCTGTTACCACGTATGCTTTGTTAAATTTATTCACAACTATGCCTTGAGTTTTAATCCGATTTTAGCAAATTTTAGATAAAATCAAGCAAAT from the Campylobacter pinnipediorum subsp. pinnipediorum genome contains:
- the coaE gene encoding dephospho-CoA kinase (Dephospho-CoA kinase (CoaE) performs the final step in coenzyme A biosynthesis.); this encodes MNKFNKAYVVTGTIGSGKSSFCKIVKELGYDVIDADKIGHLILDESTKDISQIFGKEFIKDDKVDRAKLGELVFNNKNEIEKLENFIHPKIMGRVYLECEKNELKNKPYFVEISVFFEKCGDKRFKNVVVVYAPDEILLDRISKRNNLTKEQIQARLDKQIDMQTKRKMADYVIDNSKDFDSLKEQAKIFLNQINKDMQ